The proteins below come from a single Chitinophaga pinensis DSM 2588 genomic window:
- a CDS encoding MGH1-like glycoside hydrolase domain-containing protein produces MNKEQQRLQQNGWKKWGSYVSDRQWGTVREDYSADGNSWDYTTHDMARSKAWRWGEDGIAGISDEKQLLCFSLGLWNGKDPILKERFFGLTNAQGNHGEDVKELYYYLDATPTHSYMKMLYKYPQREYPYQRLIDENARRSKQEEEFELLDTGIFNDDKYFDVSVEYAKAGPDDILISITAHNRGHEAADLHLLPTVWFRNTWVWGRHPYKPALWAEGDKAVRISHEKVDIQYLYQEGEGDILYCENETNNRRLYNVDSNTLYPKDGINDYLLHDANTINPEKKGTKAAVHYNFFVPAKSLATVRLRLTNKKSDAPFADFDNIFQTRLAEADEFYSDLQTTIKSEDEKMVQRQALAGMLWNKQFYSYKVQQWMDGDPAGPPPPPDRLNGRNKNWKQLNNEDIISVPDKWEFPWYAAWDLAFHCVTLAMVDPDFAKQQLRLLTEEWYMNPSGEFPAYEWAFGDVNPPVHAGATYRVFKQDAAITGRKDYEFLETVFHKLMINFTWWVNRKDSSGSNIFEGGFLGLDNVGAFDRSMPLPSGIRQEQADATSWMAIYALNMLHIALELASYNKVYTGMATKFFEHFLYIAGAMASMGDVENGLWDDKDEFYYDQIRTADNKVERLRLRSMVGLIPLFAVEVISTETLKNNPAFEKRMSWFLRHRPDLAQLVSRWNEEGQGNKHLLSLLRGHRMKRLLSRMLDETEFLSEYGVRSLSKQYEHDPFVFCKDGVELRVSYLPGESDSYTYGGNSNWRGPVWMQMNFLMIESLRKFHYFYSDDFRIEYPTRSGNYYSLKEVGTKLAERLLKIFLKDENGRRAVFGANEKLQTDPHFNDLIQFHEYFHGDNGKGLGAAHQTGWTGLVANLIKMKNNP; encoded by the coding sequence ATGAATAAGGAACAACAGAGATTACAGCAGAATGGATGGAAGAAATGGGGATCTTATGTGAGTGATCGTCAATGGGGAACCGTCAGGGAAGATTATAGTGCGGACGGTAATTCCTGGGACTATACCACGCACGATATGGCCCGTAGTAAAGCCTGGAGATGGGGAGAAGACGGCATCGCCGGTATATCTGATGAAAAGCAGTTGTTGTGTTTCTCGCTCGGACTCTGGAACGGGAAAGATCCCATTCTGAAAGAGCGCTTCTTTGGCCTCACCAACGCCCAGGGCAATCACGGCGAAGACGTAAAAGAACTGTACTATTACCTCGATGCCACGCCCACACACTCCTATATGAAAATGCTGTATAAGTACCCTCAGCGGGAATACCCTTATCAGCGCCTCATCGACGAAAATGCCCGCAGAAGCAAACAGGAGGAAGAATTTGAATTGCTCGATACCGGCATCTTTAACGATGACAAATACTTTGACGTCTCTGTTGAATATGCCAAAGCCGGTCCGGACGATATTCTGATCAGCATTACGGCCCATAACCGGGGCCACGAAGCCGCAGACCTCCACCTGCTGCCTACTGTATGGTTCAGAAATACCTGGGTATGGGGCAGACATCCCTATAAACCGGCCCTCTGGGCAGAAGGAGATAAGGCTGTGCGCATCTCTCACGAGAAAGTCGACATTCAATACCTCTACCAGGAAGGGGAAGGCGATATATTATATTGTGAAAATGAAACCAACAACCGCCGCCTGTATAATGTAGACAGCAATACGCTCTACCCGAAAGATGGGATCAATGACTACCTGCTGCATGACGCCAATACCATCAACCCGGAAAAGAAAGGCACCAAAGCGGCTGTTCACTATAACTTCTTTGTACCGGCTAAAAGTCTGGCTACCGTACGCCTGCGACTGACCAACAAAAAGTCAGACGCTCCTTTTGCCGACTTTGACAACATTTTCCAGACCCGCCTCGCGGAAGCAGACGAGTTCTACAGCGATCTGCAGACGACCATCAAAAGTGAAGACGAAAAAATGGTACAGCGCCAGGCGCTGGCCGGTATGTTGTGGAATAAGCAGTTCTACTCCTATAAAGTACAGCAATGGATGGATGGCGATCCTGCCGGTCCGCCGCCACCGCCTGACAGACTCAACGGACGTAATAAAAACTGGAAACAGCTCAATAACGAAGATATCATCTCTGTACCCGATAAATGGGAATTCCCCTGGTACGCCGCCTGGGACCTCGCATTTCACTGCGTAACCCTGGCCATGGTCGACCCGGATTTCGCCAAACAGCAGTTACGCCTCCTGACAGAGGAATGGTATATGAACCCCTCCGGGGAATTTCCGGCTTATGAATGGGCTTTCGGGGATGTAAACCCGCCTGTACATGCCGGGGCTACCTACCGGGTGTTTAAGCAGGATGCCGCGATCACCGGACGAAAAGATTACGAGTTCCTGGAAACGGTCTTTCATAAACTGATGATCAACTTTACCTGGTGGGTCAACAGGAAGGATAGTAGTGGCAGTAATATTTTTGAAGGAGGTTTCCTCGGACTGGATAATGTCGGCGCCTTCGACCGCAGTATGCCACTTCCCAGTGGTATCAGGCAGGAACAGGCTGATGCGACCAGCTGGATGGCCATCTATGCCCTCAATATGCTGCATATCGCCCTGGAACTGGCCAGCTATAATAAGGTCTATACAGGAATGGCCACCAAATTCTTTGAACACTTCCTGTACATTGCCGGCGCCATGGCCAGCATGGGGGATGTGGAAAACGGTCTGTGGGATGACAAGGACGAATTCTACTATGACCAGATCCGCACTGCCGATAATAAGGTGGAACGTCTCCGGCTCAGAAGTATGGTCGGTCTGATACCCTTGTTCGCCGTAGAGGTGATCTCTACAGAAACCCTGAAAAACAACCCGGCTTTCGAAAAACGCATGTCCTGGTTCCTGCGCCACCGACCCGATCTCGCACAACTGGTATCCCGCTGGAATGAGGAAGGTCAGGGCAATAAACACCTGCTCAGTCTTCTCCGCGGTCATCGTATGAAAAGACTGCTTAGCAGAATGCTGGATGAAACTGAGTTCCTGAGTGAATACGGCGTGCGCTCCCTTTCTAAACAATACGAACACGACCCTTTTGTATTCTGTAAGGATGGGGTAGAGCTGCGGGTGAGTTACCTGCCTGGTGAAAGCGATAGTTATACCTACGGTGGTAACTCCAACTGGAGAGGGCCGGTATGGATGCAGATGAACTTTTTGATGATTGAAAGTCTGCGCAAATTCCATTATTTCTATTCAGACGATTTCAGGATCGAATATCCTACCCGCAGTGGCAACTACTATTCCCTGAAAGAAGTAGGGACCAAACTGGCGGAAAGGCTGCTAAAAATATTCCTGAAAGATGAAAATGGCAGAAGAGCGGTGTTTGGGGCGAATGAAAAGCTACAGACAGACCCTCATTTCAATGACCTGATACAATTCCATGAATATTTCCATGGCGATAACGGGAAAGGACTGGGTGCTGCTCATCAGACAGGATGGACAGGACTGGTTGCTAACCTGATCAAGATGAAGAATAACCCGTAA
- a CDS encoding YggS family pyridoxal phosphate-dependent enzyme, producing MSVNLPAFQKINEQLKPYNAKLVAVSKIKPASDIQALYDAGQRIFGENYVQELQEKQPLLPADIEWHFIGHLQSNKVKYIAPFVSMVHAVDSLKLLEEISKQAAKHNRMIRCLLQVHIATEETKFGLDEKELLELLEAYKQQEARFANIRIAGLMGMATNTDDMQQVRNEFRHLHALQQNMKQRFFSDTDALTELSVGMSGDYTIALEEGSTMVRIGSMLFGARY from the coding sequence ATGTCAGTTAATTTACCCGCTTTTCAGAAAATAAACGAACAGCTAAAGCCATATAATGCAAAGCTGGTAGCTGTATCCAAGATCAAACCAGCCTCAGATATACAGGCGCTGTATGATGCCGGTCAGCGTATCTTCGGAGAAAATTATGTACAGGAATTGCAGGAGAAACAACCCTTGCTGCCTGCTGATATCGAATGGCATTTCATCGGACACCTGCAATCCAATAAAGTAAAATACATCGCGCCTTTCGTTAGTATGGTGCACGCGGTGGATAGTCTGAAACTACTGGAAGAAATCAGTAAACAAGCGGCTAAGCATAACCGTATGATCCGTTGTCTCCTGCAGGTGCATATTGCTACCGAAGAGACAAAATTCGGTCTGGATGAAAAGGAGTTGCTGGAACTGCTGGAAGCATATAAACAACAGGAAGCACGCTTTGCAAATATCCGGATCGCGGGTCTTATGGGAATGGCAACAAATACAGATGACATGCAGCAGGTACGTAATGAATTCCGACATCTGCATGCACTGCAACAAAACATGAAGCAACGCTTTTTCTCCGATACAGACGCCTTGACGGAACTATCTGTAGGCATGAGCGGAGACTACACTATCGCCCTGGAAGAAGGTAGTACCATGGTACGTATCGGCAGTATGCTTTTCGGCGCAAGATACTAG
- a CDS encoding DUF3810 domain-containing protein, with protein MDFKIKVKGIGIRILITVVCILLLHTLFAFSHRFAEFYFHRLYVWISLLLRKVLGKVPFSIGDVIYAAWIITSVIYLLKICYKILKKQWKLLGIQFLQGIQALLSVYLIFMLFWGYNYDRNSLESDLSLEVNEYNADQLYRLTDTLLQQVNQYKSALGDTVHATHPGADSAAMFSQAINAYEAAVEKWPGLRYNSPCIKPSLYGHWINYMGVGGYLNPFTGEAHVNVTTPGFLQPFTICHEVAHQLGYAPEEEANFVGYLVAGNSPDIHFRYAANFEMFMYSVRQLRRQDTTLAGELWRKAVPGIRADMRQIRDFYDQYRSPVDDYTAMIYDQYLKANNQEKGIRSYSEVVGWLIAYFKIR; from the coding sequence ATGGATTTTAAAATAAAGGTAAAGGGCATTGGTATACGTATACTGATCACCGTGGTTTGCATCTTGTTGCTGCACACTCTTTTCGCATTCAGCCATAGGTTTGCTGAGTTTTATTTTCATAGGTTATACGTTTGGATCAGTTTACTACTCCGGAAGGTACTGGGGAAAGTTCCTTTCAGTATCGGCGACGTAATTTATGCCGCCTGGATTATTACTTCGGTCATTTACCTGTTAAAGATATGTTATAAAATTTTAAAAAAGCAATGGAAGCTTTTAGGAATACAGTTTCTACAGGGGATTCAGGCATTATTATCTGTCTATCTGATATTTATGTTATTCTGGGGATACAACTACGACAGGAATTCCCTGGAAAGTGATCTCTCCCTGGAAGTCAATGAATATAATGCCGATCAGTTATACCGGCTGACCGATACTTTGTTGCAACAGGTAAATCAGTATAAAAGCGCCCTGGGGGATACCGTTCACGCTACTCACCCGGGTGCTGACAGTGCCGCCATGTTCAGTCAGGCCATAAATGCCTATGAGGCAGCCGTGGAAAAATGGCCCGGACTACGTTATAACAGCCCCTGTATCAAACCTTCTTTATACGGTCACTGGATCAATTATATGGGGGTGGGTGGTTATCTGAACCCCTTCACCGGCGAAGCCCATGTCAATGTTACGACGCCCGGATTCCTCCAGCCATTCACCATTTGTCATGAAGTAGCACACCAGCTGGGATACGCCCCGGAGGAAGAAGCAAACTTTGTTGGCTATCTTGTGGCAGGGAATTCGCCTGATATTCATTTCAGATATGCCGCTAACTTTGAGATGTTTATGTATAGTGTCAGACAATTACGCCGGCAGGATACCACCCTCGCCGGGGAGCTCTGGCGGAAGGCTGTGCCAGGTATAAGGGCCGATATGCGGCAGATCAGGGACTTCTATGACCAATACCGCAGTCCTGTGGATGATTATACGGCCATGATCTATGACCAGTATCTTAAAGCGAACAATCAGGAAAAAGGCATCCGCAGCTACAGTGAAGTAGTCGGCTGGCTAATTGCTTATTTCAAGATCAGATAA
- a CDS encoding sigma-70 family RNA polymerase sigma factor: MLKDYQYTLFPYAYNILGSAEDAKDTIQDVLSNYVTANREGIENEKAYLVRSVINQSINAKKKRKTVNYEDVWLPEPVATEEADKALHLRDIGSYTMLILMEELNPKERAVFILKEGFGYSHDEIADVLSGSVEQSRKLLSRAKAKLDARRQGAPMNNKTVSAALLDQYLHAIRKGDTQRLENMLSQDIVFYADGGSKLNVARKICTGLQDVSELLVYTYNKYQREFEFEFTLINHQPALLFYLGEKLYGCQVFTISPEDNKILQISTVLDPDKLKNIGK, translated from the coding sequence ATGTTGAAAGATTATCAATACACACTGTTTCCATACGCATATAATATTCTTGGTTCTGCGGAGGATGCAAAAGACACCATACAGGATGTATTATCCAATTATGTGACTGCAAACAGAGAAGGCATCGAGAATGAAAAAGCATACCTGGTACGTAGTGTTATCAACCAGTCGATCAATGCAAAGAAAAAGCGTAAAACTGTAAACTACGAAGATGTATGGTTACCGGAACCGGTAGCTACAGAAGAGGCAGACAAAGCGCTGCATCTGCGGGATATCGGTTCCTACACAATGCTTATACTGATGGAAGAACTCAACCCCAAAGAAAGGGCTGTCTTTATACTGAAAGAAGGCTTTGGCTATTCTCATGACGAGATAGCCGATGTACTTTCCGGTTCGGTGGAACAATCCCGTAAACTGCTCAGTCGTGCAAAGGCGAAGCTGGACGCGCGCAGACAGGGAGCGCCGATGAACAACAAGACTGTCTCAGCCGCCCTGCTCGATCAGTACCTGCACGCTATCCGTAAAGGAGATACGCAAAGACTGGAAAATATGCTGTCGCAGGATATCGTATTCTATGCTGACGGTGGCAGCAAACTGAATGTAGCCCGGAAGATCTGTACCGGTTTGCAGGATGTATCCGAACTGCTTGTATATACATACAATAAATACCAGCGTGAATTTGAATTTGAATTTACCTTGATCAATCACCAGCCGGCCTTGCTGTTTTACCTGGGTGAAAAACTGTATGGATGTCAGGTATTCACTATTTCTCCGGAGGATAATAAAATCCTGCAGATATCCACTGTATTAGATCCGGATAAGTTAAAAAACATAGGGAAATAA
- a CDS encoding arginase: protein MKNIKIIEVKSEIGAGTRGASLGVEAIKIAALDFMSNFFVHFPTEAIETENKLLFEPIESPYAKRIKGTLTLYERISKSICETVKTNWFPVVLSGDHSTAGATIAGLKMARPKAKLGAIWIDAHADLHTPYTTPSGNMHGMPVAISIAEDNLECKVHDVDANTIKTWDALKNLGGIAPKILPEDIVFISLRDYEKEEEHLIKSYGMKVISTNEVRRKGPEQVARSVFRYLSDCEYIYVSFDVDSLDSSISKGTGTPVTNGLREREVEDLISKFMQHRKVCCFEITEVNPTLDKENLMAEIAFNILQRSVNVLLLN from the coding sequence ATGAAAAATATCAAGATCATTGAGGTGAAATCGGAGATTGGGGCTGGTACCCGCGGGGCCAGTCTGGGAGTAGAAGCCATCAAAATAGCTGCCCTGGATTTTATGAGCAACTTCTTTGTGCACTTCCCTACCGAAGCCATAGAGACAGAAAACAAGCTGCTGTTTGAACCGATTGAATCTCCCTATGCCAAACGTATCAAAGGTACCCTGACCTTATATGAAAGGATCAGTAAGAGCATTTGCGAGACGGTAAAAACAAACTGGTTTCCCGTTGTATTGTCGGGTGACCACAGTACTGCCGGGGCGACTATCGCCGGACTGAAAATGGCCCGTCCGAAAGCCAAACTGGGTGCTATCTGGATCGATGCCCACGCCGACCTGCACACCCCTTATACAACGCCTTCCGGTAATATGCACGGTATGCCTGTCGCCATCTCCATCGCGGAGGACAACCTGGAGTGTAAAGTCCATGATGTAGATGCCAATACCATCAAAACCTGGGATGCACTTAAAAATCTTGGCGGAATCGCCCCTAAGATCTTACCTGAAGATATTGTCTTCATCTCCCTGAGAGATTACGAAAAAGAAGAAGAGCACCTGATCAAGTCATACGGCATGAAAGTCATCTCTACCAATGAGGTACGCCGTAAAGGTCCTGAACAGGTGGCCCGTTCCGTCTTCCGTTATCTCAGCGACTGTGAATACATTTATGTTTCTTTTGATGTGGATAGCCTGGATTCTTCTATATCCAAAGGAACCGGTACCCCGGTGACCAACGGCCTGCGGGAACGTGAAGTGGAAGATCTGATCTCAAAATTCATGCAGCACCGGAAAGTCTGCTGTTTTGAGATTACAGAGGTAAATCCTACGCTTGATAAAGAGAACTTAATGGCGGAAATCGCCTTTAACATACTACAGCGCAGCGTCAACGTACTATTATTGAATTAA
- a CDS encoding ATP-binding protein yields the protein MAKARIKGTRKHPTARSLSADNLAIFSLPISVLLQNSNAGVLVTDGNHRVIWVNSVFEQNAGQEAMHIFGMSYTAIIRYFSRMVEHVEDFEQKMRDLRLKKKPYFGWEIILRDGRIYEVSYNPLIEKRRFMGSVWQIVDVSRHKMPRSQLDLARRQAEEARGAQKEFLASMSHEIRTPLNVIVGMTHLLEETNLDPKQRDYINILKHSSGILMGLISDILDLSKIEAGELQVNQREFNLTELVQSLRHTFELKIGQRPVSISASIDPQLKTWLVGDDMLLNQILMNLLGNAEKFTREGEIAINVQLDSWQEDKCWVTFQVCDTGIGIQKDKLELIFQNYKQAEQEIRENYGGTGLGLAISKQLVELQGGSIVVEEADGFSTCFSFTLPFIDTRKPFVSNARSGHMKRQPNFSVAKVLVIEDNPMNLRYIISLLEKYNIQHQLATNGPDALYFLDSRLYDLILLDIRIPGLNGLELAVKIRQDESKPNVATPLVATTALAMESTFTQARQAGITDILTKPYTPDQLLQVLNKYLNDDETELIMEEPTNISGFEFHNELDVKYLNTLYENNISYAADLFEIFLKTILEEVVKIKKLVEDRDWEQLKFQVHKLKPNFAMVGLTWITSKMQQLENTLNTNAATPPEEVEAVFAGISRDLDKFYPIIEQEYERMKHMQ from the coding sequence ATGGCCAAAGCCCGGATCAAAGGTACGAGAAAACATCCCACTGCCCGTAGTTTATCTGCGGACAATCTCGCTATATTTTCACTTCCCATCAGCGTATTGCTACAAAATAGTAATGCGGGTGTACTCGTAACCGATGGAAATCACCGGGTTATCTGGGTCAATTCCGTCTTCGAACAGAATGCCGGTCAGGAGGCGATGCACATCTTCGGTATGTCCTACACCGCTATTATCCGCTATTTCAGCCGGATGGTCGAACACGTGGAAGACTTTGAGCAAAAAATGCGGGATCTCCGGCTGAAAAAGAAACCTTATTTCGGGTGGGAGATCATTCTTCGCGACGGACGCATATATGAAGTCAGCTACAATCCTTTAATAGAAAAACGCCGTTTTATGGGCAGCGTCTGGCAGATTGTCGACGTTTCCCGCCATAAAATGCCCCGTTCGCAACTGGACCTGGCCCGCCGGCAGGCAGAAGAAGCCAGGGGCGCTCAGAAAGAATTCCTGGCCAGTATGAGCCATGAAATCCGGACCCCCCTGAACGTCATCGTCGGAATGACGCACCTGCTGGAAGAAACAAATCTCGATCCCAAGCAACGGGACTATATTAATATACTGAAACACTCTTCAGGTATCCTCATGGGCCTGATTTCCGATATCCTGGACCTTTCCAAGATCGAAGCCGGTGAATTGCAGGTTAACCAGCGGGAGTTCAATCTCACCGAACTGGTCCAGTCCCTCCGCCATACATTTGAACTGAAAATAGGCCAGCGGCCGGTCAGTATTTCCGCATCTATCGATCCGCAGCTGAAGACCTGGCTGGTAGGAGATGATATGCTGCTGAACCAAATACTTATGAACTTGTTAGGTAATGCAGAGAAATTCACACGGGAAGGTGAAATAGCCATTAACGTGCAACTGGATTCCTGGCAGGAAGATAAATGTTGGGTGACCTTTCAGGTATGCGATACCGGTATCGGCATTCAGAAAGATAAACTGGAACTGATCTTCCAGAACTACAAACAGGCAGAACAGGAGATCCGGGAAAATTATGGTGGCACAGGATTGGGATTAGCCATATCCAAACAGTTGGTTGAACTACAGGGCGGCAGCATCGTTGTCGAAGAAGCCGACGGCTTCAGCACCTGTTTTTCTTTTACACTGCCCTTTATTGATACCCGAAAACCCTTCGTTTCTAATGCAAGGTCAGGACATATGAAAAGGCAACCCAACTTTTCAGTAGCCAAAGTACTGGTGATCGAGGATAACCCCATGAACCTCCGGTATATTATCAGTCTGCTGGAAAAATATAATATCCAGCACCAGCTCGCGACCAACGGGCCGGATGCACTCTATTTTCTGGATTCCCGTTTATATGACCTGATTTTACTCGATATTCGTATTCCGGGTCTTAATGGTCTCGAACTGGCCGTAAAGATCAGACAGGACGAATCTAAACCCAACGTAGCCACGCCGCTCGTTGCGACCACCGCCCTGGCCATGGAGAGTACTTTTACACAGGCCAGACAGGCAGGGATCACCGATATTTTAACGAAACCTTATACACCAGACCAATTATTGCAGGTATTGAATAAGTATCTGAATGATGACGAAACAGAATTAATAATGGAAGAGCCTACAAACATTTCCGGATTTGAGTTCCATAACGAGCTGGATGTAAAGTACCTGAATACTTTATACGAGAACAATATCTCTTACGCCGCCGACCTTTTTGAGATCTTTCTCAAAACGATCCTGGAAGAAGTGGTGAAGATCAAAAAGCTGGTCGAAGACCGCGACTGGGAACAACTCAAATTCCAGGTACATAAGCTGAAGCCTAACTTCGCTATGGTGGGCCTCACCTGGATTACCAGTAAAATGCAGCAGCTGGAAAATACGCTGAACACCAATGCGGCCACGCCGCCGGAAGAGGTGGAAGCGGTATTTGCAGGTATCTCGCGCGACCTGGACAAATTCTATCCTATTATAGAACAGGAGTACGAGCGGATGAAACATATGCAGTAG
- a CDS encoding fructosamine kinase family protein — translation MGELTSALSCQSGMKIHINYAEKIPGGDINEVFKLNTDNGLLFLKMNDAHNYPDMFEREFMGLETLSATNTLSVPRPLATGRSGGKVFLVTEFMEKGRINPDFWENFGANLSRMHRHTQQHFGLPQANYIGNIKQYNTPYSSWSVFYAFNRLQPLTREAYDRQVIDKQMVTQMETLWRHLPQIFPDEQPSLLHGDFWSGNYMVGSDGRACVYDPAVYYGNREMDLATARLFGGFDTRFFFSYQTMYPLAEGWQQRIGICQLYPLLVHLLLFGGSYYNSVKDILDNFN, via the coding sequence ATGGGTGAGCTGACATCTGCACTTTCCTGTCAGTCGGGAATGAAAATACACATTAATTACGCAGAAAAAATACCCGGAGGAGATATAAATGAAGTTTTTAAGCTGAATACGGACAATGGTCTGCTATTCCTTAAAATGAATGACGCGCATAACTATCCTGACATGTTTGAACGGGAGTTCATGGGACTGGAGACCTTATCCGCGACAAATACCCTGTCTGTACCACGCCCGCTGGCTACCGGCCGTTCGGGTGGTAAAGTATTCCTGGTAACGGAATTTATGGAGAAAGGCCGTATCAATCCGGACTTCTGGGAGAACTTTGGCGCCAATCTGTCACGTATGCACCGGCATACGCAGCAGCATTTTGGTTTACCACAGGCAAACTATATAGGCAATATCAAACAATATAATACACCTTACAGCAGCTGGTCTGTTTTCTATGCTTTCAACCGTCTGCAGCCGCTGACGAGAGAAGCGTATGATCGTCAGGTGATCGATAAACAGATGGTAACCCAGATGGAGACCTTGTGGAGACATCTGCCACAGATCTTTCCGGACGAACAGCCATCCCTGTTACATGGCGATTTCTGGTCGGGCAATTATATGGTGGGAAGTGATGGCAGGGCCTGTGTATACGATCCTGCTGTTTATTACGGCAACCGGGAAATGGATCTGGCCACAGCGAGACTGTTTGGCGGATTTGACACCCGTTTCTTCTTCAGCTATCAAACAATGTATCCACTGGCAGAAGGTTGGCAGCAACGTATAGGGATCTGTCAGCTGTATCCGTTATTAGTGCATCTGCTGTTATTTGGCGGCAGCTATTATAACAGTGTGAAGGACATTCTGGACAATTTCAATTAG
- a CDS encoding YceD family protein, translating to MKALRQFDIAFVGLKPGEHTFEYQITDSFFEDYGPQDFSNCKATVKLLLDKKNNFFLLKFEIGGTVTVNCDRCGQPFDLQLWDDFEHVVKLVNNPDELNEEDDTDVSFISLTESHLNVADWIYEFINLSIPMQRIHPADSKGQSGCDPKILDMLDQMNRQANEKENPIWKGLDKFREN from the coding sequence ATGAAAGCACTCCGTCAATTTGATATTGCCTTTGTGGGACTGAAGCCCGGAGAGCATACATTTGAGTACCAAATTACGGATAGTTTCTTTGAAGACTACGGCCCGCAGGATTTCAGCAACTGCAAGGCAACTGTAAAGTTGCTCTTAGACAAGAAAAATAATTTTTTCCTGTTGAAGTTTGAAATCGGCGGAACTGTTACTGTGAATTGCGACCGTTGCGGACAGCCATTCGATTTACAATTATGGGATGATTTTGAACATGTTGTAAAATTGGTAAACAATCCGGACGAGCTAAATGAGGAGGATGATACAGATGTTTCCTTTATATCTTTAACGGAATCTCATCTGAATGTGGCTGACTGGATCTATGAGTTTATCAATCTCAGTATCCCTATGCAGCGTATTCACCCGGCTGACAGTAAAGGACAAAGCGGCTGTGATCCAAAGATTCTTGATATGCTGGACCAAATGAACCGGCAGGCTAACGAAAAAGAGAATCCGATCTGGAAAGGTCTGGATAAATTTCGTGAGAACTAA
- a CDS encoding acyl-CoA dehydrogenase: MDFQLTEEHLMIQKAARDFAVNELLPGVIERDEKQIYPAEQIKKLGELGFLGMMVDPKYGGAGLDTVSYVLAMEEISKIDASTSVCMSVNNSLVCWGLETYGTEEQKQQYLVPLAKGEITGAFLLSEPEAGSDATSQRTKAEDKGDHYLVNGTKNWITNGSSASVYLVIAQTHVEKGSKGINALIIEKNSPGVVVGAKENKMGIRGSDTHSIMFQDVKVPKENRIGEDGFGFKFAMKTLAGGRIGIASQALGIASGAYELAVKYAKERKAFGKEISQHQAIQFKLADMATRIEASRLLCLKAAREKDLHLDYTLSGSMAKVFSSETAMWVTTEAVQVHGGYGYVKEYHVERLMRDAKITQIYEGTSEVQRIVIGRAILG; the protein is encoded by the coding sequence ATGGATTTTCAACTTACTGAAGAACACCTCATGATACAAAAGGCGGCCCGTGATTTCGCCGTCAATGAATTGCTCCCCGGCGTAATAGAACGTGACGAAAAGCAGATCTACCCCGCAGAACAGATCAAAAAACTGGGTGAATTAGGCTTTCTGGGTATGATGGTAGACCCGAAATATGGTGGCGCCGGACTGGATACCGTATCCTATGTGCTGGCCATGGAAGAGATCTCCAAAATAGATGCCTCCACCTCCGTATGTATGAGTGTGAATAACTCACTCGTTTGCTGGGGACTGGAAACCTACGGTACCGAAGAGCAAAAGCAGCAATATCTCGTTCCCCTGGCCAAAGGGGAGATTACCGGCGCATTCCTTTTGAGTGAACCGGAAGCAGGTTCCGACGCGACCTCTCAACGCACCAAAGCAGAAGATAAAGGTGATCATTACCTGGTAAACGGTACCAAAAACTGGATCACCAATGGAAGTAGTGCCAGCGTATACCTGGTTATCGCACAGACCCACGTCGAAAAAGGCAGTAAAGGGATCAATGCCCTGATCATCGAAAAGAACTCGCCGGGTGTTGTCGTGGGCGCAAAAGAGAATAAAATGGGTATCCGCGGTAGTGATACGCATAGTATTATGTTTCAGGACGTAAAAGTGCCGAAAGAGAACAGGATAGGAGAGGACGGTTTCGGCTTCAAATTCGCCATGAAAACACTGGCAGGCGGTCGTATCGGTATTGCTTCCCAGGCATTGGGCATCGCCAGCGGCGCTTATGAACTGGCCGTTAAATACGCGAAGGAAAGAAAAGCCTTTGGTAAAGAGATCAGTCAGCACCAGGCCATTCAGTTCAAACTGGCGGATATGGCTACCCGTATAGAAGCTTCCAGACTGTTATGCCTGAAAGCAGCCAGAGAGAAAGACCTGCATCTGGACTATACCCTCAGCGGTTCTATGGCAAAAGTATTTTCATCGGAAACTGCTATGTGGGTGACCACAGAAGCGGTACAGGTACACGGTGGTTACGGTTATGTGAAAGAGTACCATGTGGAACGCCTCATGCGTGACGCGAAGATCACACAGATCTATGAAGGCACCAGCGAAGTACAGCGTATCGTAATCGGCAGAGCGATTTTAGGTTAA